One Myxococcaceae bacterium JPH2 DNA window includes the following coding sequences:
- a CDS encoding DUF1615 family protein produces the protein MTATRRIRSARGTWMSLLGLLCTLAACAHRQEVTLPSVPPPPLLTASQVAGLIPGTVKDREGWATDVLAALEQEAIPPSPPAVCSVLAIIEQESGFQADPAVPGLARLVRQRLDAEAGRLGPLGKRLLSEVLAAKAPGQTRSFDARLGALRTERDLDRLFRDMLAYGEQTYPKTFAAADLASSLLRAQKLEDLNPITTAGSMQVSVQYALEKAGEDADPVAVRESLYTRAGGVRYGTARLLGFDAAYPEPLFRFADYNAGFYASRNAALQSQVSQLTGLGLATDGDLQLYDKQGEPRDEDSQSLRALLVFRQRFAPDLSERQVRRDVRAEKTLDLESTDTWRAVKRAAARRTGETPAYAQLPEVTLKSPKLRSERTTAWFARSVDTRYQKCLTRYHAQERAGTP, from the coding sequence ATGACGGCGACACGACGCATCAGGAGCGCTCGGGGCACGTGGATGTCCCTGCTGGGACTGCTGTGCACACTCGCGGCGTGCGCCCATCGACAGGAAGTGACGCTGCCCTCGGTGCCGCCGCCGCCGCTGCTCACCGCTTCGCAGGTGGCGGGTCTGATTCCTGGCACCGTGAAGGACCGCGAGGGTTGGGCCACGGATGTCCTCGCGGCGCTGGAGCAGGAGGCGATTCCGCCTTCGCCTCCGGCGGTCTGTTCGGTCCTGGCAATCATCGAGCAGGAGTCAGGCTTCCAGGCGGATCCCGCGGTGCCGGGGCTGGCGCGCCTGGTGCGCCAGCGCCTGGATGCGGAGGCCGGGAGGTTGGGGCCGCTGGGCAAGCGCCTGCTGTCGGAGGTGCTGGCCGCGAAGGCCCCGGGACAGACGCGCTCGTTCGACGCGCGGCTCGGCGCCCTGCGCACGGAGCGAGACCTGGACCGCCTCTTCCGAGACATGCTCGCGTACGGGGAGCAGACGTATCCGAAGACGTTCGCGGCGGCGGACCTGGCCAGCAGCCTGTTGCGCGCGCAGAAGCTGGAGGACCTCAATCCCATCACCACCGCGGGCTCGATGCAGGTGAGCGTGCAATACGCGCTGGAGAAGGCGGGCGAGGACGCGGACCCCGTGGCGGTCCGCGAGTCGCTCTACACGCGCGCGGGCGGCGTGCGCTACGGCACGGCGCGCCTGCTGGGCTTCGACGCCGCGTACCCCGAGCCCCTCTTCCGTTTCGCGGACTACAACGCGGGCTTCTATGCCTCGCGCAACGCGGCGCTCCAGTCCCAGGTGAGTCAGCTCACGGGGCTTGGGCTCGCGACCGATGGCGACCTCCAGCTCTATGACAAACAAGGCGAGCCGCGCGACGAGGACAGCCAGAGCCTGCGCGCCCTGCTCGTCTTCCGACAGCGCTTCGCGCCGGACCTCTCCGAGCGACAGGTGCGCCGCGACGTGCGCGCGGAGAAGACGCTGGACCTCGAGTCCACCGACACGTGGCGGGCCGTGAAGCGCGCCGCGGCGAGGCGGACAGGAGAGACGCCCGCCTACGCCCAGCTCCCCGAGGTGACGCTGAAGAGCCCCAAGCTGCGCTCGGAGCGCACCACCGCGTGGTTCGCGCGCTCGGTCGACACGCGCTACCAGAAGTGCCTGACCCGCTACCACGCACAGGAGCGGGCCGGCACCCCTTGA
- a CDS encoding fibronectin type III domain-containing protein, which produces MSLRRLSWGMVSLCAAWLGCAEGDPGLENGPAGGEATLNADGNPAQVEGVPLLPGCGEMDAGVPEGGTVLVTRTTRFHTAVGVALRQETVAPESVELLIPDGVGFTRMTGTAVEGGGVRFTGVPSGAHYLRTGSLYLLGDATHVDLGVNRVGRSDAVYSAFSDSPAQVNLVNMEPWQDYRSINAPGTSVQLTSGDVDLYAPSDFGMDTPVAGQTFVLSRDGHIYSNTGYTLPVFDADKGDRLYVNQLNTLDAGTMPDGGPLAYTSVVSSVRMGTFSFAPDGTTPMPVTGVMQAVPQNDFSVEWRLPAFTQWTSAVNPQATASIPLLSVYPVAHGLQDGWVGYTGELMTLTMPRGASWDVARRLSYGNPYPSSWGVLGSATYSFRASTPVTTDSGLVYFPSGSLGVIDTLDNLIAGPVVPRISPPRELTIDGVNAYVPRAVGATSPVFAWQSPVMGTPTAYRASFYKLSGMDYPQVRLRIIVPGSATQFRVPPNTLEPGSTYYVRLIADGSPHYEPWRAPNTSGELLPIFTADTFSATFTTP; this is translated from the coding sequence ATGTCGTTGCGTCGGTTGTCGTGGGGGATGGTGTCGCTGTGTGCCGCGTGGCTGGGCTGCGCGGAAGGAGACCCGGGGCTGGAGAACGGGCCCGCGGGCGGAGAGGCCACGCTGAACGCGGATGGGAACCCCGCGCAGGTGGAGGGTGTTCCGCTGCTGCCCGGCTGCGGGGAGATGGACGCGGGGGTGCCCGAGGGGGGCACGGTGCTGGTGACGCGCACCACGCGCTTCCACACCGCGGTGGGCGTGGCCCTGCGGCAGGAGACCGTGGCGCCCGAGTCGGTGGAGCTGCTCATCCCCGATGGCGTGGGCTTCACGCGCATGACGGGCACGGCGGTGGAGGGCGGTGGCGTGCGCTTCACCGGCGTGCCCTCGGGCGCGCACTACCTGCGCACGGGGAGCCTCTATCTCCTGGGGGACGCCACGCACGTGGACCTGGGCGTGAACCGGGTGGGGCGCTCGGACGCGGTCTACTCCGCGTTCAGTGACTCGCCGGCCCAGGTGAACCTGGTCAACATGGAGCCGTGGCAGGACTACCGCTCGATCAACGCGCCGGGCACCTCGGTGCAGCTCACGTCGGGTGACGTCGACCTGTATGCCCCGTCCGACTTCGGCATGGACACGCCGGTCGCGGGCCAGACGTTCGTGCTCAGCCGCGATGGCCACATCTACAGCAACACCGGCTACACGCTGCCCGTCTTCGACGCGGACAAGGGCGACCGGCTGTATGTCAATCAGCTCAACACGCTCGACGCGGGCACGATGCCGGATGGAGGGCCCCTCGCGTACACGTCCGTGGTGAGCAGCGTGCGGATGGGGACCTTCTCCTTCGCGCCGGATGGCACCACGCCCATGCCGGTGACGGGGGTGATGCAGGCGGTTCCCCAGAACGACTTCTCCGTCGAGTGGCGGCTGCCCGCGTTCACCCAGTGGACCTCGGCGGTGAACCCGCAGGCCACCGCGTCCATCCCGCTGCTCAGTGTCTATCCCGTGGCGCACGGCCTCCAGGATGGCTGGGTGGGTTACACAGGGGAGCTGATGACCCTGACGATGCCGCGCGGGGCGTCGTGGGACGTGGCGCGCCGGCTGTCCTACGGCAATCCCTATCCGTCCAGTTGGGGTGTCCTCGGGTCCGCCACCTACTCGTTCCGGGCGTCTACGCCCGTCACCACGGACTCCGGGCTGGTGTACTTCCCGAGTGGCAGCCTGGGCGTCATCGACACCTTGGACAATTTGATCGCGGGGCCGGTGGTGCCGCGCATCTCGCCCCCGCGCGAGCTGACCATCGATGGCGTGAACGCATATGTGCCGCGCGCCGTGGGGGCCACCAGCCCCGTGTTCGCGTGGCAGTCGCCCGTGATGGGCACGCCCACGGCCTACCGTGCGTCGTTCTACAAGCTGTCCGGCATGGACTATCCGCAGGTGCGTCTGCGCATCATCGTGCCGGGCTCGGCCACCCAGTTCCGCGTGCCGCCCAACACGCTGGAGCCGGGCAGCACGTACTACGTCCGGCTCATCGCGGATGGCTCGCCCCACTATGAACCGTGGCGCGCGCCCAACACCTCCGGGGAGCTGCTGCCCATCTTCACGGCGGACACGTTCAGCGCCACCTTCACCACGCCGTAG
- a CDS encoding insulinase family protein: protein MNPSTCLKPVLAALLLGSLPTWAMAPAASAPATSAPAARSGVKLPQATIVTLKNGAKLILVERRELPLVSFSAWLKGGAITDPAGKEGLSALTAELLQKGAGARDARQFAEAMEGVGGQMEVVAGREAVILSGEFLARDTGLMVELLSDLLTRPRFDAKELEKTRERMVSEIASNKDGDLRNVVGTYFNAFHFAGHPYGNPVGGSEASLAALTREDVQGWAKAHLGGDRLVLSVVGDFDARALAAKLEAALGGWARAGQPAPTVAATAPTKGRRVLLVDKPDATQTYFWIGNTGISRTDADRVALELGNTVLGGRFTSLLNSELRVKTGLTYGARSISFPGTQPGPLVISSYTKTETTGRAIDLALDILARYRQTGMDDATLASAQAYVLGQFPPKLEMGLAVATKLAELSFYGLDHDDVDGFAAAISASTRDGVRTVLQRVLPAPENLTFVLVGKAADIRELARKYGPVTEMKLADKRFAPAPAR from the coding sequence ATGAACCCCTCGACTTGCTTGAAGCCCGTCCTCGCCGCGCTGCTGCTCGGCTCGCTGCCCACCTGGGCCATGGCCCCCGCCGCGTCCGCGCCCGCGACGTCCGCGCCCGCGGCCCGCTCGGGCGTGAAGCTGCCCCAGGCCACCATCGTCACGCTGAAGAACGGCGCGAAGCTCATCCTCGTGGAGCGGCGCGAGCTGCCGCTCGTGTCCTTCAGCGCGTGGCTGAAGGGCGGCGCCATCACCGACCCGGCCGGCAAGGAGGGCCTCTCCGCGCTCACCGCCGAGCTGCTCCAGAAGGGCGCTGGCGCGCGCGATGCCCGCCAGTTCGCCGAGGCGATGGAGGGCGTGGGCGGACAGATGGAGGTCGTCGCCGGCCGCGAGGCGGTCATCCTCTCGGGTGAGTTCCTGGCGCGCGACACCGGCCTGATGGTGGAGCTGCTCTCGGACCTGCTCACCCGGCCGCGCTTCGACGCGAAGGAGCTGGAGAAGACGCGCGAGCGCATGGTGTCTGAGATTGCGTCCAACAAGGACGGCGACCTGCGCAACGTGGTGGGCACGTACTTTAATGCCTTCCACTTCGCGGGGCACCCGTATGGCAATCCAGTGGGAGGCTCGGAGGCGTCGCTGGCCGCGCTCACCCGCGAGGACGTGCAGGGCTGGGCCAAGGCGCACCTGGGCGGGGACCGGCTGGTGCTCTCCGTGGTGGGTGACTTCGATGCGCGCGCGCTCGCCGCGAAGCTGGAGGCCGCGCTCGGCGGCTGGGCTCGCGCGGGACAGCCGGCGCCCACGGTGGCGGCCACGGCGCCCACGAAGGGTCGCCGCGTGCTGCTGGTGGACAAGCCGGACGCCACGCAGACGTACTTCTGGATTGGCAACACGGGCATCTCCCGCACGGACGCGGACCGCGTCGCGCTGGAGCTGGGGAACACCGTGCTGGGTGGGCGCTTCACCTCGCTGCTCAACAGCGAGCTGCGCGTGAAGACCGGCCTCACGTATGGCGCCCGGTCCATCTCGTTCCCGGGCACGCAGCCGGGGCCGCTGGTCATCTCCTCGTACACGAAGACGGAGACCACGGGCCGCGCCATCGACCTGGCCCTGGACATCCTCGCCCGCTATCGCCAGACGGGCATGGATGACGCCACGCTCGCGTCCGCCCAGGCCTACGTGCTGGGGCAGTTCCCGCCCAAGCTGGAGATGGGGCTCGCCGTGGCCACCAAGCTGGCCGAGCTGTCTTTCTATGGGCTCGACCATGACGACGTGGATGGTTTCGCCGCCGCCATCTCCGCCTCCACCCGCGACGGCGTGCGCACCGTCCTCCAGCGCGTGCTGCCCGCGCCCGAGAACCTCACCTTCGTCCTGGTGGGCAAGGCCGCTGACATCCGCGAGCTGGCGCGCAAGTACGGCCCCGTCACCGAGATGAAGCTCGCTGACAAGCGCTTCGCCCCGGCCCCGGCCCGTTAG